In the Leptolyngbya sp. CCY15150 genome, AACATGGAGCCAATTTGATCATCTCCGGCGCAGGGCTGCCGCTAAAACTACCAGACTTTACGGCTAACTACCCCGACGTGGCCCTCGTGCCCATTGTCTCCGGTGCCCGCGCCGCTCGCATCATCTGCCAAAAGTGGCTGCGCAACTACCATCGTCTTCCCGATGCCTTCGTGATTGAAAATCCTCGCTCTGCCGGAGGCCATCTCGGAGCCACCCTGGAAGAACTGGATAGCCCCCATGTGGATACCACCGTCACCATTCCTGAGTTGGTCAACTATCTAAAAAACGACCTCAAGCAAGACATCCCGGTGATCGCCGCAGGCGGTATCTGGAGCCGTAGTGATATTCTTCAAGCGCTATTGCTAGGAGCAGCCGGCGTGCAGATCGGCACCCGCTTTATCACCACTGATGAATGCGATGCTGACGAGCGCTACAAAGCGTTTCACGTACAGGCCAAGGCAGAAGACGTGGTGACCGTATCCAGTCCTGTTGGTCTGCCAGGGCGGGCTCTGCGTAATGCCTTTGTGGATCAAGTGCTAGCGGGCGATCGCCCCCATGCCGGTCTACCTTGCTTAGCTAACTGCCTCCAGGTCTGTAAGTTTCGAGACAAGCAAGAACCCTACTGCATTCTGAGAGCCCTGGATAGCGCTGCGCGGGGAGATATGGAGCAAGGGCTCGTGTTTTCAGGCAGCAATGCCGGACAGAGCGATCGCATTCGCCCTGTGGCGGAGGTGATGGCAGAACTCACAGGCACAGCTCTCGCCTAATCTTTCTCATGGATAAGGTGAGCAAACCCTGGGGTTAAATGTGATCAACACTCTCTTTCCTCATCCCAGGTGGCGTCTAAGGGGTGAGGAAAGAGTTAGGGTTACCTAGCGCAGGTCTTTGATGTGGGCCATGCAAGCATTGGGTCTTAATAGCTATCTTCAGAGGTCACATTGACTTGGGCTAATAGATAATTGGCATGAACCAGACGGTCAGCGATCGCCTGCCGCCACCGCAAACTCACCTCTTCATCGGAGATGATCTCAATCGCCTGCTGTCGATAGCAAGCACTACGAACCGTATCAACCTGTTCTAGCAGCGAGAGGTTGTGATAGACCGCTTTAGGTGAAAGGGTAGTCATGGGGTTCTTCCTGATGACATTAAATCAAGCAAAACAAATCAAGCAAAACGGATTCAAACCAAGGGCACGATCCGTCTACTGCTTATTGTTGTCTACTTTTGCCCGTTCGCCCTCACCCTGCGATGAAGCGTTACAGATACCCATATTTCGTGGGATTTCGTTACATTTATTCTTACAATCTTGGTAGCCTGTCTTGTTAGAAGTCTGTCTTATTAACGGATAGCGCTGTCGTCAGTCTGGCAGAAACCTTTTCTAGATGAGCGTTGCTGCATCAGAGTATGAACCCTAGCTAGAGATTCTGAAACTCTATGCAAGATTTTGCGGAATCATACCGCTATCCAGCACTGCCCTTTTTCTAGATGAACAGTCCAATACGGGAAAGTCTCCAGAGTTCCTTGATGGTCTAGCCCCTAGGACGGTGATGATATCCAGTCTGAAGACTAGACTCCATGAATAGCCGGCTGGGGAGAAAAGTTTGGGGTGTCGGCGTGAGCTTAGCAGAACGGTGAGGGCTGCAGGGTCTTCGTCAAGCTTAATGTGATACGTCAGACTCGATATGGCTCGATGTTAGAAATAGCGGTCACGTTGATCGGGCTGTAATACTCTGAATTACTGGTAAGATAATATAACTAATGAACCCCAAGGCGCTGATCCAGCCAATGAGCGTGAGCAAGGTGGCTATTAAGAAAGGAGAGCGGCTAGAAACAGCCTGAAATGCTTCTAAGGTTGACCATCGTGGCAATCTAGGTAAGTAATAGACGATAACTGTATCGCCCTCATGAACGCGTTGATAAGCAGATGGCTTAACGGAGGCTCGCCCTGTATAACGTTTGTTGTCAGATGTTTGATACTGATATCTCAGATTATATAGGATATCTGAGGCGCCAGTTTCAGAGTCGTAACTAGTGCTGATGAACTTAGATTGAATAGTGGCTGGTGTTGGAATTCCCCAATGAAGCATGCCCACATCCAAAACGGGTGTTGCATAATTAGAGGATGAACAGGAGGAATCTGCCATGCAATGTCCAGAGTGCGGGGCTACTCATATCCGTAAAAACGGCAAGAGAAGTGGTA is a window encoding:
- a CDS encoding nitronate monooxygenase family protein; translated protein: MTYLPALRIGSHQAQYCIIQGGMGVRISGANLAAAVANAGGIGIISAVGLGMNSPYFDPNQRNPLQRQRQFFEANRLALIDELNQARALSPTGIIGVNIMVAARDYETLVRTAAEHGANLIISGAGLPLKLPDFTANYPDVALVPIVSGARAARIICQKWLRNYHRLPDAFVIENPRSAGGHLGATLEELDSPHVDTTVTIPELVNYLKNDLKQDIPVIAAGGIWSRSDILQALLLGAAGVQIGTRFITTDECDADERYKAFHVQAKAEDVVTVSSPVGLPGRALRNAFVDQVLAGDRPHAGLPCLANCLQVCKFRDKQEPYCILRALDSAARGDMEQGLVFSGSNAGQSDRIRPVAEVMAELTGTALA
- a CDS encoding DUF3592 domain-containing protein: MADSSCSSSNYATPVLDVGMLHWGIPTPATIQSKFISTSYDSETGASDILYNLRYQYQTSDNKRYTGRASVKPSAYQRVHEGDTVIVYYLPRLPRWSTLEAFQAVSSRSPFLIATLLTLIGWISALGFISYIILPVIQSITARST